One Dictyostelium discoideum AX4 chromosome 3 chromosome, whole genome shotgun sequence genomic region harbors:
- a CDS encoding glycoside hydrolase family 16 protein, producing MNKYIQLFIFFVLFIVFIKDVESSSSSSSSSTSSSSSSSTEPISYDGWNLIFQDEFEGDSLDLSIWNEISQSYDYNAELEDYIPENIIVENGYLNIIAKQQEYQGHNYTSGKITSSGKFNTTFGRLEASIKLPYGQGYWPAFWLMPETNLCWPTGGEIDIMENLGQDDTIYGTYHYSTQCNQNEESGGKTITESFSSDFNLYSVIWDSNQIIWMINNIPYFKIEPTTELPLPTTTPFYIIFNVAVGGDWGGNPIDSTIFPQNMTVDYVRVYKRL from the exons atgaacaagtatattcaattatttattttctttgttctttttatagtttttattaaaGATGTTGAATCCtcatcatcctcatcatcctcatcaacatcatcatcatcatcctcatcaACAGAACCAATATCATATGATGGATGGAATCTAATTTTTCAAGATGAATTTGAAGGTGATTCAttagatttatcaatttgGAATGAAATTTCCCAATCATATGATTACAATGCTGAATTGGAAGATTATATTCCTGAAAATATCATTGTTGAAAAtggttatttaaatattattgcCAAACAACAAGAATATCAA GGTCATAATTATACATCAGGTAAAATTACATCATCAGGTAAATTTAATACAACATTTGGTAGATTAGAAGCAAGTATTAAATTACCATATGGTCAAG GATATTGGCCAGCTTTTTGGTTAATGCCAGAGACAAATCTATGTTGGCCAACAGGTGGAGAGATTGATATTATGGAGAATTTAGGTCAAGATGATACAATCTATGGTACATATCATTATAGTACACAATGTAATCAAAATGAAGAAAGTGGAGGTAAAACTATCACTGAATCATTTAGttcagattttaatttatatagtGTTATTTGGGattcaaatcaaattatttggatgattaataatattccatattttaaaattgaaccaACAACtgaattaccattaccaacaacaactccattttatataatttttaatgttgCTGTAGGTGGTGATTGGGGTGGAAATCCAATTGATTCAACCATTTTCCCTCAAAACATGACTGTTGATTATGTTAGAGTTTATAAGAGATTGTAA
- the allC gene encoding allantoate amidinohydrolase, with product MVYANNNIDPNAPCYVSECAELLSDKVGGVVLGCTDQWFAECVNLIKHSAPVWDAEKYVDTGKWMDGWETKRHNPDHDWCIIKLGIPGVIYGFEIDTAYFTGNYPPHASIEALCDDSDPNFNTLKESNNWEVILNKSDLGSSCKKYFECKVEKRFTHIKFRIYPDGGVARLRAYGRVVKDWTLVIPGELVDLAAIENGGLVTQVSDHFYGNKNNIIMPGRSVNMGDGWETKRRRGPGNDWLTVKLAKEGIVKRIEVDTNWFKGNFPTSCSIDAIHSSSAPDETHLQDYEWTNILPNSPLCGHRRHFFQNELVNNDKPFTHIRLNIFPDGGVSRLRINCSLPDSKNNNNNNNNNNNNNTSNSFKTSDRQQ from the exons atggtttatgcaaataataatattgatccAAATGCACCATGCTATGTATCTGAGTGTGCCGAACTTTTATCAGATAAAGTAGGTGGTGTTGTTCTTGGTTGTACTGACCAATGGTTTGCTGAATGTGTAAACCTCATTAAACACTCAGCTCCAGTTTGGGATGCTGAAAAATATGTTGATACAGGTAAATGGATG gatGGTTGGGAAACAAAAAGACATAATCCAGATCATGATTggtgtattattaaattaggTATTCCAGGTGTAATTTAtggatttgaaattgatacaGCCTATTTTACAGGTAATTATCCACCACATGCATCAATTGAAGCACTTTGTGATGATAGTGATCCAAATTTCAACACATTGaaagaatcaaataattgggaagtaattttaaacaaatccGATCTTGGCTCATCATGTAAAAAGTATTTTGAGTGTAAAGTTGAAAAACGTTTCACtcatattaaatttagaatttatCCAGATGGTGGTGTTGCAAGATTACGTGCCTACGGTAGGGTTGTTAAGGATTGGACATTAGTGATTCCAGGTGAATTGGTTGATTTGGCTGCCATTGAAAATGGAGGTTTAGTAACTCAAGTAAGTGACCATTTCTATGgcaataaaaacaatatcaTCATGCCAGGTCGTTCAGTGAACATGGGTGATGGTTGGGAAACCAAGAGAAGAAGAGGTCCAGGAAATGATTGGTTAACTGTAAAATTAGCAAAAGAAGGTATTGTCAAAAGAATTGAAGTCGACACCAATTGGTTCAAAGGCAATTTCCCAACATCTTGTTCAATCGATGCCATTCATTCAAGTTCTGCTCCAGATGAAACTCATCTTCAAGATTATGAATGGACAAATATTCTTCCAAACTCTCCATTATGTGGCCATCGTCGTCATTTCTTCCAAAATGAATTGGTAAACAATGATAAACCTTTCACTCATATTCGTTTAAATATTTTCCCAGATGGTGGTGTTAGTAGATTAAGAATTAATTGTTCATTACcagattcaaaaaataataataataataataataataataataataataataccagtaatagttttaaaaccTCAGATAgacaacaataa
- the rhgB gene encoding Rh-like protein/ammonium transporter → MSKDEHKLPLSKRKESIIFMMILFAFQVFMVVLFSVWVRYSKNEVNYSTLTPEQLQELEATGGVVQEEVTNIYGYFRDINIMIFFGFGFLMTFLRRYGYSALGYTFIISALVAQWSVLIYGFFETVDHKNDHGGDYASTFEMSQTVLLQGLFCAGAVMISYGAVLGRVTPLQMLVVGIFEPIFYFLNMFIGEMNLEAIDVGGGMYIHLFGSVFGLTIAWFLTDKKSKDCEDNSPSYTGDYFAMAGTLFLWMMWPSFNAAIAPLGEPQFRAIANTFLSLTASTIATFIVTRLFGHLGHKIDMVHVQNSSLAGGVVQGCLAHMNINPGGAIGMGFLAGVISVIGYLFISPFLQRRFNIQDTCGIHNLHFMPGFIGSIAACIAAWKGLNDRSLYNPIEFNQIFRAGEDQARNNAAATFISIGIAIAGGLFVGMILKALKKVGGLKAKQYYQDSAFWHVPIDYPKDVEYVVEQNNLPMPTTDNGDNVVGGGVEMKKHNNNNNKKENGYRRDLIRLLETLVRNEQSTDSSYSDSDSSDEEEKERRIRKLAKKSYRRSKKSHSEHQPQHQPEESTFNNNNNNNNNNATAETTDNGGSSTNSPTSKV, encoded by the coding sequence atgtcaaaaGATGAACATAAATTACCTCTTTCAAAGAGAAAGGAATCAATTATCTTTATGATGATATTATTTGCATTCCAAGTATTTATGGTTGTATTATTTTCAGTATGGGTTAGATATTCAAAGAATGAAGTGAATTATAGTACTTTAACACCTGAACAACTTCAAGAATTAGAAGCAACAGGTGGTGTAGTTCAAGAGGAAGTTACAAATATATATGGATATTTTAgagatattaatattatgatCTTTTTCGGTTTTGGTTTCTTAATGACTTTTTTACGTCGTTATGGTTATTCAGCACTCGGTTATACATTCATCATCTCTGCTTTGGTTGCACAATGGTCAGTTTTAATTTACGGTTTCTTTGAAACTGTTGATCATAAAAATGATCATGGTGGTGATTATGCCTCAACTTTCGAGATGTCCCAAACTGTGCTTTTGCAAGGTTTGTTCTGTGCTGGTGCCGTTATGATTAGTTATGGTGCTGTTCTTGGTAGAGTCACCCCATTGCAAATGTTGGTTGTGGGTATATTTGAgccaattttttatttcttgaaTATGTTTATCGGTGAGATGAATTTAGAGGCAATTGATGTCGGTGGTGGTATGTACATTCATTTGTTTGGCTCAGTATTTGGTTTAACCATTGCATGGTTCTTGACAGATAAGAAATCCAAAGATTGTGAAGATAATAGTCCATCCTATACTGGTGACTATTTTGCTATGGCTGGTACATTGTTCCTTTGGATGATGTGGCCATCATTCAATGCTGCAATTGCACCATTGGGCGAACCACAATTCAGAGCCATTGCCAATACATTCCTTTCATTGACTGCCTCCACTATCGCCACATTCATCGTCACTAGATTGTTCGGTCATTTAGGTCACAAAATCGATATGGTACATGTTCAAAATAGTTCATTGGCTGGTGGTGTGGTTCAAGGTTGCTTAGCTCATATGAACATTAATCCAGGTGGTGCTATTGGTATGGGTTTTTTAGCTGGTGTAATTAGTGTAATTGGTTATCTCTTCATTTCACCATTCCTTCAACGTAGATTCAATATTCAAGATACTTGTGGTATTCATAATCTTCATTTCATGCCAGGTTTCATTGGTTCCATTGCTGCTTGTATTGCCGCTTGGAAAGGTCTTAACGATAGATCACTCTATAatccaattgaatttaatcaaattttcCGTGCTGGTGAAGATCAAGCTAGAAATAATGCAGCTGCTACCTTCATTTCAATTGGTATTGCAATTGCTGGTGGTTTATTCGTCGGTATGATTCTTAAGGCACTTAAAAAAGTTGGTGGTCTTAAAGCTAAACAATACTATCAAGATAGTGCTTTCTGGCATGTACCAATCGATTATCCAAAAGATGTCGAATATGTTGTcgaacaaaataatttaccaatgCCAACAActgataatggtgataatgtagttggtggtggtgttgaaatgaaaaagcataataataataacaataaaaaagaaaacggATATCGTAGAGATTTAATCCGTTTACTCGAAACTTTAGTTAGAAACGAACAATCAACTGATTCATCCTATAGTGATTCAGATTCAtctgatgaagaagaaaaagaaagaagaatTAGAAAATTAGCAAAGAAATCTTATCGTCGTTCAAAGAAATCACACTCTGAACATCAACCACAACATCAACCAGAAGAatcaacttttaataataataataataataataataataatgcaaCTGCCGAAACAACTGATAATGGTGGTTCTTCAACAAATTCACCTACTTCaaaagtttaa
- the staB gene encoding cellulose-binding domain-containing protein has product MRSILILLSLLLTIAFASASFPYQCGPYSCQFGQVCRIDNGVSNCIPINDCHEVSLSTKVVGTWVDGSRGNKRFTQYDITITNNLNTNIKQIYIATDYTLRLRDHSNNSIWNVNLLPNGILTLPSYQPSINAHASFTFGLIIEGTQPANLNVLSVSF; this is encoded by the coding sequence ATGAGATCAATCCTTATTTTAttaagtttattattaactattGCATTTGCATCAGCAAGTTTCCCATACCAATGTGGTCCATATAGTTGTCAATTTGGTCAAGTTTGTAGAATTGATAATGGTGTTTCTAATTGTATTCCAATTAATGATTGCCATGAAGtttcattatcaacaaaAGTAGTTGGTACTTGGGTAGATGGTTCGCGTGGTAATAAAAGATTCACTCAATATGATATTACAAtcacaaataatttaaatacaaatattaaacaaatttACATTGCCACTGATTACACTTTAAGATTAAGAGATCATTCAAATAACTCAATTTGGAATGTTAACCTTTTACCAAATGGTATCCTCACTCTTCCATCATACCAACCATCAATCAATGCTCATGCTTCCTTTACTTTTGGACTCATTATTGAAGGTACTCAACCtgcaaatttaaatgttttatcagTTTCTTTCTAA
- the staA gene encoding cellulose-binding domain-containing protein, whose amino-acid sequence MRSILILLSLLLTIAFASASFPYQCGPYSCQFGQVCRIDNGVCNCIPINDCHEVSLSTKVVGTWVDGSRGNKRFTQYDITITNNLNTNIKQIYIATDYTLRLRDHSNTSIWNVNLLPNGILTLPSYQPSINAHASFTFGFILEGTQPANLNVLSVSF is encoded by the coding sequence ATGAGATCAATCCTTATTTTAttaagtttattattaacaattgcATTTGCTTCAGCAAGTTTCCCATACCAATGTGGTCCATATAGTTGTCAATTTGGTCAAGTTTGTAGAATTGATAATGGTGTTTGTAATTGTATTCCAATTAATGATTGCCATGAAGtttcattatcaacaaaAGTAGTTGGTACTTGGGTAGATGGTTCACGTGGTAATAAAAGATTCACTCAATATGATATTACAAtcacaaataatttaaatacaaatattaaacaaatttACATTGCCACTGATTACACCTTAAGATTAAGAGATCATTCAAATACTTCAATTTGGAATGTTAACCTTTTACCAAATGGTATCCTCACTCTTCCATCATACCAACCATCAATCAATGCTCATGCTTCTTTTACATTTGGTTTCATTCTTGAAGGTACTCAACCtgcaaatttaaatgttttatcagTATCTTTCTAA